The Streptomyces aurantiacus genome includes a region encoding these proteins:
- the pepN gene encoding aminopeptidase N translates to MPGENLSRDEARERAALLSVEEYEVSLDLRSAVGGTDSEPRTFRSVTTIRFRSAEPGATSFADLIAPSVTAVSLNGRDLDPGAVFDGSRILLEDLAEDNELVVDARCAYSRTGEGMHRFVDPEDGEVYLYTQYEPADSRRVFAGFEQPDLKAPFRFEVRAPEGWVVWSNGVGELTDGVWKFAGTKPISTYITAFVAGPYHYVTDSYERVLDDGTRLEIPLGALCRKGLARHFDADDVFLVTKQGLDFFHDHFDSPYPFGKYDQAFVPEYNLGAMENPGCVTFREEFIFRGNVTRAAYERRANVILHEMAHMWFGDLVTMVWWDDLWLKESFADFMGTFSMVEATRFTNGWVTFANNRKAWAYRADQLPSTHPITADIRDLEDAKLNFDGITYAKGASVLKQLVAYVGRDAFLEGARRYFKRHAYGNTRLGDLLSVLEETSGRDLTAWSRSWLQTAGVNSLTPQVILGPEGRVTELAVLQEAAESHPELRPHRVAVGLYRRSPDGAVERYARAEVDVDGPRTVVEELVGADAPELVLVNDDDLTYCKIRFDAGSLDTLRAGLGDITDPLARALCWSALWNLTRDALMPARDFVDLVLRFAGRESDIGVLQMLHAWANSALAHYAAPGWRETGGRLLAEGALRELRIAGPGSQHQLTWARFLAAVASNEADFQLLQGLLDGTAKIDGLEVDQELRWTFLEPLAAYGVVDERVLAAELARDDTASGKRHQVRCLAARPSAAVKAQAWASVVESDSLSNALVEATIAGFAQPSHRELTAPYAARYFEVIERVWDERSIQIGMDVVRGLFPSLQDTPQTLEAADAWLASHEAGAPALRRLVLEARDDLARALRGQACDSG, encoded by the coding sequence GTGCCCGGTGAGAATCTGTCCCGCGACGAGGCCCGCGAGCGGGCCGCACTGTTGTCCGTCGAGGAGTACGAGGTGTCCTTGGACCTGCGCTCCGCGGTCGGCGGGACGGACTCCGAGCCGCGCACCTTCCGGTCGGTGACGACCATCCGCTTCCGCAGCGCCGAGCCGGGCGCCACGAGCTTCGCCGACCTGATCGCGCCGAGCGTCACGGCCGTCTCGCTGAACGGCAGGGACCTCGACCCGGGCGCGGTCTTCGACGGCTCCCGCATCCTCCTGGAGGACCTGGCCGAGGACAACGAACTGGTGGTCGACGCCCGGTGCGCCTACAGCCGCACCGGCGAGGGCATGCACCGCTTCGTCGACCCCGAGGACGGCGAGGTCTACCTCTACACGCAGTACGAGCCGGCCGACTCGCGCCGCGTCTTCGCGGGCTTCGAGCAGCCCGACCTCAAGGCTCCCTTCCGCTTCGAGGTACGGGCCCCCGAGGGCTGGGTCGTGTGGAGCAACGGCGTCGGTGAACTCACCGACGGGGTCTGGAAGTTCGCCGGGACCAAGCCCATCTCGACGTACATCACGGCCTTCGTCGCCGGTCCGTACCACTACGTGACCGACTCGTACGAGCGTGTCCTCGACGACGGCACCCGTCTGGAGATCCCGCTCGGCGCCCTGTGCCGCAAGGGGCTGGCCAGGCACTTCGACGCCGACGACGTCTTCCTGGTCACCAAGCAGGGTCTCGACTTCTTCCACGACCACTTCGACTCCCCGTACCCGTTCGGGAAGTACGACCAGGCGTTCGTGCCGGAGTACAACCTCGGCGCGATGGAGAACCCGGGCTGTGTGACCTTCCGCGAGGAGTTCATCTTCCGCGGCAACGTGACCCGGGCGGCGTACGAGCGCCGGGCCAACGTGATCCTGCACGAGATGGCCCACATGTGGTTCGGCGACCTGGTGACCATGGTGTGGTGGGACGACCTGTGGCTCAAGGAGTCCTTCGCGGACTTCATGGGCACGTTCTCGATGGTCGAGGCGACCCGCTTCACCAACGGCTGGGTCACCTTCGCCAACAACCGCAAGGCATGGGCGTACCGCGCCGACCAGCTGCCCTCCACGCACCCCATCACCGCCGACATCCGCGACCTGGAGGACGCCAAGCTCAACTTCGACGGGATCACGTACGCCAAGGGGGCCTCGGTCCTGAAGCAGCTGGTGGCGTACGTGGGCCGGGACGCCTTCCTGGAGGGCGCCCGCCGCTACTTCAAGCGGCACGCGTACGGGAACACGCGCCTCGGTGACCTGCTGTCGGTCCTGGAGGAGACGAGTGGGCGCGACCTGACGGCGTGGTCGCGGTCCTGGCTGCAGACCGCCGGCGTCAACTCCCTCACGCCCCAGGTGATCCTCGGCCCGGAGGGCCGCGTCACCGAGCTGGCGGTCCTCCAGGAGGCCGCCGAGTCGCATCCCGAGCTGCGGCCCCACCGGGTGGCGGTGGGCCTGTACCGACGGTCCCCCGACGGCGCCGTGGAGCGGTACGCGCGCGCCGAGGTCGACGTCGACGGTCCGCGCACGGTCGTCGAGGAGCTGGTCGGCGCCGACGCCCCCGAGCTGGTCCTCGTCAACGACGACGACCTCACGTACTGCAAGATCCGCTTCGACGCGGGCTCGCTGGACACCCTGCGGGCCGGCCTCGGCGACATCACGGACCCGCTCGCCCGCGCCCTGTGCTGGTCGGCCCTGTGGAACCTGACCCGCGACGCGCTCATGCCCGCCCGGGACTTCGTCGACCTGGTGCTGCGCTTCGCGGGCCGCGAGTCGGACATCGGCGTGCTGCAGATGCTGCACGCGTGGGCGAACTCCGCGCTCGCCCACTACGCGGCGCCCGGCTGGCGGGAGACCGGCGGACGGCTGCTCGCCGAGGGCGCGCTGCGTGAGCTGCGGATCGCCGGGCCCGGCAGCCAGCACCAGCTGACCTGGGCGCGGTTCCTGGCGGCGGTCGCGTCGAACGAGGCCGATTTCCAGCTGCTCCAGGGTCTGCTGGACGGGACGGCGAAGATCGACGGCCTGGAGGTCGACCAGGAGCTGCGCTGGACCTTCCTCGAACCGCTCGCCGCGTACGGGGTCGTGGACGAGCGTGTGCTCGCCGCCGAGCTGGCCCGGGACGACACGGCGTCCGGCAAGCGGCACCAGGTGCGGTGCCTGGCGGCCCGGCCCTCCGCCGCGGTCAAGGCCCAGGCGTGGGCGTCCGTGGTCGAGTCGGACTCGCTGTCCAACGCGCTGGTCGAGGCGACGATCGCCGGTTTCGCCCAGCCGTCGCACCGGGAGCTGACCGCTCCGTACGCGGCGAGGTACTTCGAGGTGATCGAGCGGGTCTGGGACGAGCGGTCCATCCAGATCGGCATGGACGTGGTGCGGGGGCTGTTCCCGTCCCTCCAGGACACTCCGCAGACCCTGGAGGCGGCGGACGCGTGGCTTGCCTCGCACGAGGCGGGGGCGCCCGCGCTTCGGCGGTTGGTCCTGGAGGCACGGGACGATCTGGCGCGGGCCCTGCGGGGGCAGGCGTGTGACAGCGGCTGA
- a CDS encoding mycothiol-dependent nitroreductase Rv2466c family protein yields the protein MSEQTSGKTPVDFWFDPLCPWAWMTSRWILEVEKVRDIKVDWHLMSLAVLNEDKLDDLPENYRELLTTKAWGPVRVVIAAQEEHGAEVLGDLYTALGTRIHNEGAGPEKEVVAAALKDVGLPESLMDHWDSTPYEPQLRASHKEGIDKVGQEVGTPVIAVPGADGEQLAFFGPVVTPAPKGEDAAKLWDGTLLVASIPGFYEIKRTRTAGPDFSNL from the coding sequence ATGTCCGAGCAGACCTCCGGCAAGACGCCCGTCGACTTCTGGTTCGACCCGCTGTGCCCCTGGGCGTGGATGACCTCACGGTGGATCCTGGAGGTGGAGAAGGTCCGGGACATCAAGGTCGACTGGCACCTGATGAGCCTCGCCGTGCTGAACGAGGACAAGCTCGACGACCTGCCCGAGAACTACCGCGAGCTGCTCACCACCAAGGCGTGGGGCCCGGTCCGGGTCGTCATAGCCGCCCAGGAGGAGCACGGCGCCGAGGTGCTCGGTGACCTCTACACCGCGCTCGGCACGCGTATCCACAACGAGGGCGCGGGCCCCGAGAAGGAGGTCGTCGCGGCAGCACTGAAGGACGTCGGCCTGCCCGAGTCCCTCATGGACCACTGGGACAGCACCCCGTACGAGCCCCAGCTGCGCGCCTCCCACAAGGAGGGCATAGACAAGGTCGGCCAGGAGGTCGGCACCCCCGTCATCGCGGTCCCCGGCGCGGACGGCGAGCAGCTCGCCTTCTTCGGTCCGGTCGTCACCCCGGCCCCCAAGGGCGAGGACGCCGCCAAGCTGTGGGACGGCACGCTGCTGGTCGCGTCGATCCCGGGCTTCTACGAGATCAAGCGGACGCGGACGGCGGGCCCGGACTTCAGCAATCTGTGA
- a CDS encoding superoxide dismutase translates to MAVYTLPELPYDYSALAPVISPEIIELHHDKHHAAYVKGANDTLEQLAEARDKESWGSVNGLEKSLAFHLSGHILHSVYWHNMTGEGGGEPLAADGTGELADAITESFGSFAAFKAQLTKASATTQGSGWGVLAYEPLSDRLIVEQIYDHQGNVGQGSTPILVFDAWEHAFYLQYRNQKVDFIDAMWQVVNWQDVARRYAAAKSRPDVLLLAP, encoded by the coding sequence ATGGCCGTCTACACACTTCCTGAACTGCCGTACGACTACTCCGCACTTGCACCCGTGATCAGCCCCGAGATCATCGAGCTGCACCACGACAAGCACCACGCGGCGTACGTGAAGGGGGCGAACGACACCTTGGAACAGCTGGCGGAGGCCCGTGACAAGGAGTCGTGGGGCTCGGTCAACGGCCTGGAGAAGAGCCTCGCCTTCCACCTCTCCGGCCACATCCTGCACAGCGTCTACTGGCACAACATGACGGGAGAGGGCGGCGGCGAGCCGCTCGCGGCGGACGGGACCGGCGAGCTCGCCGACGCGATCACGGAGTCCTTCGGGTCCTTCGCCGCGTTCAAGGCCCAGCTGACCAAGGCCTCGGCGACCACCCAGGGTTCCGGCTGGGGCGTCCTCGCGTACGAGCCGCTGAGCGACCGGCTGATCGTCGAACAGATCTACGACCATCAGGGCAACGTCGGCCAGGGGTCCACCCCGATCCTGGTCTTCGACGCCTGGGAGCACGCCTTCTACCTCCAGTACCGCAACCAGAAGGTCGACTTCATCGACGCCATGTGGCAGGTCGTCAACTGGCAGGACGTGGCACGTCGTTACGCGGCGGCGAAGTCCCGTCCGGACGTGCTGCTGCTCGCCCCCTGA